The Chitinophagaceae bacterium sequence TTTTGTGCCAATCCTCCTAAAAGCGTCGCATCCGTACCGCCTACCATTTTTTGAATATTCCCAGTCATAAAAAATAATAACGACTTATACAAACAATGCCCAAACACATGTAGCAAAGCACCCGAAAAACCCAAATACGAAATTATAGAAGAATGAAAACCCCTTCCCAAAAGTCCTATTCCCATACCTATTCCTATAATTCCTATGTTTTCTATGCTACTATATGCAAATATCCGTTTTATATCTTTTTCAAAAATCGACTGTAAAATCCCATATATACCCGTGCAAATCCCAAAAAACAACATCCCCATCCCAAACTCTAAAGAAAAAACACTTATAGGTATAATAACTTTCATAATTCCAAAAATACCCATCTTCGTAATAATAGCAGACATTATTGCTGAAATATGCGAAGGAGAAGCAGCATGAGCATCAGGAAGCCACGAATGAAAAGGAATAAAGCCCGCTTTAAACCCAAATCCTATACATAAAAAAACACTCACTATCACACTTTCTTTCTGACCTGATATCTTTCCTAAACTCTCAAAAGACATACTCCCCGTAAAACTATCCAAAAGAAAAAAACCTATACACAGAAAGAAAAAACCTATATGCATCTGAACAATATACCGTAAAGCAGCATCTATTACCTTCTTTTCTTCCGAATGAAAAAGTATCAGTAAAAAGGCACTCACCGTCATCATTTCCCACCAAAATAAAAATGAGAACCCTCCATCCATACTTACTACCAATATCAAAGAACTATGCAGTAATACCAACGAAAAAAAATACAAAGACATCCACATATTTCCCTTCTTCAAATCATAACCTTGCATATAATCTAAAGCGTAAAAATTCGCTACCATTACAACTATATGAATCATAAGTGAAAACAGAAAAGACAAACCATCTATTTTTATAAAAATAGCTTCTTGTGAAAAAGGCGATAAAAAATACACAATCTGAACACCACTATTCCAAAAATTCAAAACCCAACGCATATCTACCACAAAAATAAATAAATGCAACAACAACGAATAGTATTTTTTTATACCCGATGGCAGTATAAAAATAGCCCCCCCTAATAAAAGCACTCCTAATATTAAAAACATATCTTTTTTATCGTATGATAATGAAATAAAAAAGTAAAAGGCAGAAAATACATCTCGCCTTTTACAAATACTACACTACTTTTTTTCAAGTAATACACTCAAAAATTTCTCGGAAAATCTTATTATTTGTGTTATACCATACACATCTAATAACTCTTTCTTAGAATGGATAACAACCCTATTTTTACGGCACTCCATGTGAACATACACATTGTCTTCAAAAAATGTTATTATACTTTTATCAAAAAACTTGTTTATAGCATCCTCTTCATCCCCTCGCAAGTAATATTTTTGTGAAAATATAGGATATTCTGGAAAATCTATATCTTTACCAGAAGAAATTTCTGAAATCTTTGTAAAAAATCCCTCCGGAATAAGTATGAAATCTGGAACACTCAACGGTAATTCTGTCAAATACAAAACAGTAATAAAAGTATCATTCCGCTCCCGTAATACTCCCTCTGTTATAATAATATCAGATACAGTCACATGCCCTTTTTCCAAATATACATCCAAAACGTTCTCTTCGTAAGAAATTCTACTCCCTATCTGAATATTAAAATCCCTAAATTTCATAAGATTCTTCACCTTTTGTGGAATAAAACCATACTCATTTTCAGAAGCATATATCTGTAAGGCACGCTGTCTTTCTGATAGCTTTATCTCTATTTTATATTTGGTATTAGGATCATATTTTCGAGATGCAGTAGGATATTCTGAAAAAAGACGAAAATTATCAAAGCCTGTTATAGAAACCTTCCCCCCTTTGTCTGTAAAGTCTGATTCAAAATATGCCAAAGCATCCATAAAACTATGATCTACAAACTTAGAACCCGAAAAATCAAAGATAATCAGTTTCTCTTTAAGTAATCCCATAAATAATTTTTTATATCCTATTAAATTAGAAAATATTGCCGACCCAAAGACAAAAACTTTATATCCTCCCTCTATACTCTCTAATGTGTAACGCGGTTTAAATAAATCCCGAACAGAAACCCCGTTATATAAATGATATAAAAATTTAATCAAAACACCTGTAAAAATACCTATTAACAGATCTGTTACCAAAGTCGTAATTATGGTTACTAAAAAAATAACTAACTGCTCTGAACCTATTTTATACATTTTTAGAAACTCACTCGGCGATGCCAATCTATATGCCACTGATATCAAGAGGGCTGCCAAAGCAGAATTAGGTATCAATTCTATAATAGGTATAAAAAATAGCATCGCTACAAATAGAAAAAAACCATGGAAAAAATTAGACCAACGAGTCCTTGCTCCAAAAGTAATATTAGCAGAGCTCCTCGCTACCTCTGATATCATAGGAATTCCACCAAATAAACTTGAAATGGTATTCCCAAAACCAACTGCTATCAAATCCTTATTCGGGTCAGATTCTCGCTTCCAAGGATCTAAACCATCCATAGCACGCACCGTCAGCAAGGACTCTAAACTCCCTACTAACAAAAACATCAATACGTACTTCCAAAAAACAATACTCGAAATCCCAGAAAAATCCGCATGGAAAGTAATATCTTTCCAAAAATCCCCTATACCCACTAATGCATACTGAGGCTCCGTATCTTTAAAATCCATAAATATCTCCATTGGAATGGTTACTAATAAAACCAGTAATGCTATAGGTATCTTTTTCAAAATACCTATCTTTACCTTTGGAACCCCAAAAATTATGAATAAACTTACTATACCAATGATAGTAACCCGAATATCCTCGTGAATAATAGAACTCGGAATCTTTCCATATAACTCTAAAGCACTGAACCCTTTTAATTCTGCAGGATCAATCCCCAAAAGAATATGGATTTGTTTAGAAAAAATAATCAATCCTATTGCTGCCAACATTCCATGCACCGCTGCATATGGAAAAAAAACAGTCAAAGAACCTATTTTAAAAAAACCAAATACCATCTGAAAAAGAGACGCTACGACTATAACTCCTAATGCCAATTCCCAACCCGATTCCCCACCACCAAATTCCATCACACAACCCGAACAAATAGTAATCAAACCCGCTGCGGGTCCTTTTATGGTTAACCGAGAACCAGAAAAAATACTTACCAGCATACCACCAACCATTGCCGTAAAAACCCCCATTGATGCAGGAAATTCGCTCGCCTTTGCTATACCCAAACTTAACGGTAAAGCGAGCAAAAACACCATAAAACCCGACGTCATATCTCCCAACCAATTCTCCTTCAATCCTTTTATTCCATCTAAAGGAACCCTTTGTGCTATCATTCTATTAAAAATTTATACATACAGAAATACATTCTAAAACAACCCATCAAAAATAGTGGATTGTAGTACTTTATAGAGGGTTATCACAATTTCACGAACACATGAAATTGAGTTCTTCATTATAGAACTCATTGAGATCTATAATAAAGCATATATAATCAAGGTGTTATTTCAACAATAAAAACCTTTATACACAAAATCTTTCTCTTAAAAAAATAAAATGGAAATCAATCCCGAAGCTGGTGTAGGAGTATGTATTTTCTGCAGAACGAAAATGCGATACGGGATCTATGATGAGATAAGGAATAATTGTAAACGAAACAAAAAGAAATAATAACAATACAAAAAGAATAAAAGGAAGTTTTTTTTTCTTTCCCCTCCTCTTCATTCTCATTTTCTCGTAATTCAAAAAAAGATAGATATATCTTTAGAAAATTATGTATTGATCCCTCTTGTGATACAAGCAATTCATTTGTTCCTTGGTACGAAACACAGGGATGTACTATTAAAATAGCATCTGCCATAATTTCAGAAACTATAGTACATAATACCAAAGAAAATAAGATAGATGCCATTTTTTTTTTCATTGTAAATTCATTTTTGACATACTTTTAATTTTGTAATTATTTGATTATCAATAGTTAAAACCTAATATTTTTGTAAAAAGAACTTTTTGGGGTAACTCAAATACAAATATTTTTTTAGTAATAAAGCACAAAAAATAAAATAATTTGAATTACAAAAAAACTGATATATTTTTATTTTTTGTATGATATTATTTATATACTAATGTATGTAGCGAAATTATACATCTATGAATATATTTTATTTTGTTTTGATAGCTTTTTCAATATCTTCTACCATCTTTTTAGATACAGATTTGGGATATTTTTCCTTGTGGACAAGAAGCACACGGTATGCTTTTTCCGCTATTTCATAAAGTCCTATTGGATTTTTATCGTATCTATAGCTTGCTATTACATATTCTAACTCTGCTTGAATTGTTGGTTCTATATCTAATTGGTGAAGCTTTTCTTTTGCATCTACACATGCTTTTTCTATTCTTTCATTTGCTGTCATAGTATTTAATTTTAATTTTTAATAATTGAAATAATAATTTTACAAATATTTTTTGTTTTGTTCTCTCTTTTTATTTTTTATACCTATAAATATATAAATTGATTACAGAAGTATAATAAAAATGAATTTTATTATAAAAAAATAAAAATAAGAAAATATATTTTAATTTTGTTTTTTTGTATCAAATAAAAAAATAAAAAGAATACATTCATTTTAATTTTAAAAACAAAGCAATAACAATTCGTAATATACATAATATAATACTTAAAAATACAATAGATGATTAGAAGTTGGTTTAATTGCAAAATAAAATGCCAAAGAGAAAATGAAGACGGTGAGGTAAAACAAGTAATAGAGTCCTATTTGGTGAACGCTGGAAGTTATACAGAAGCAGAATCCATTATATACGAACGACTCATAGAATCAGTAAAAGGTGGTTTCTACCTCCAAAGTATTGCTAAAACAAGAATCAGCGATGTCTTTCAATATGCTGAGGGGGATTTTTGGTTCAAATGTAAGGTAATTTATTATTCTGTGGATGATGAAACAGGTAATGAAAAAAAAATAAGAAACGATATGCTTGTATATGCAACTGATGTCAAAAGTGCATACGACAGATTATTAGAAAAAA is a genomic window containing:
- a CDS encoding proton-conducting transporter membrane subunit; this encodes MFLILGVLLLGGAIFILPSGIKKYYSLLLHLFIFVVDMRWVLNFWNSGVQIVYFLSPFSQEAIFIKIDGLSFLFSLMIHIVVMVANFYALDYMQGYDLKKGNMWMSLYFFSLVLLHSSLILVVSMDGGFSFLFWWEMMTVSAFLLILFHSEEKKVIDAALRYIVQMHIGFFFLCIGFFLLDSFTGSMSFESLGKISGQKESVIVSVFLCIGFGFKAGFIPFHSWLPDAHAASPSHISAIMSAIITKMGIFGIMKVIIPISVFSLEFGMGMLFFGICTGIYGILQSIFEKDIKRIFAYSSIENIGIIGIGMGIGLLGRGFHSSIISYLGFSGALLHVFGHCLYKSLLFFMTGNIQKMVGGTDATLLGGLAQKIPVTSFLVLMGSMGILALPPLNGFISEFLLYRASYSFVLGGSYQEIILGVVSIIGMTLIGGLSLFSFVRMYGLTFLGSSRSVLGEKKLPENSFWMTKLPFVLIFFMLCIGILPQYMFLFLERSVGVFSLESTDRDALIGTLESISILHIGLIICFGIIYALRRWHLSKVIVERSATWGCGYSGSDYRHQYTLSSFSDNLRGILNPVLHNKVEYKKIEEKEIFPVGRKFHSYVKDGLDVFFTQKISGIIFFCSHVMAKVQTGYINHYVVYPLLFLLIIGLLTFLSIL
- a CDS encoding SulP family inorganic anion transporter, encoding MIAQRVPLDGIKGLKENWLGDMTSGFMVFLLALPLSLGIAKASEFPASMGVFTAMVGGMLVSIFSGSRLTIKGPAAGLITICSGCVMEFGGGESGWELALGVIVVASLFQMVFGFFKIGSLTVFFPYAAVHGMLAAIGLIIFSKQIHILLGIDPAELKGFSALELYGKIPSSIIHEDIRVTIIGIVSLFIIFGVPKVKIGILKKIPIALLVLLVTIPMEIFMDFKDTEPQYALVGIGDFWKDITFHADFSGISSIVFWKYVLMFLLVGSLESLLTVRAMDGLDPWKRESDPNKDLIAVGFGNTISSLFGGIPMISEVARSSANITFGARTRWSNFFHGFFLFVAMLFFIPIIELIPNSALAALLISVAYRLASPSEFLKMYKIGSEQLVIFLVTIITTLVTDLLIGIFTGVLIKFLYHLYNGVSVRDLFKPRYTLESIEGGYKVFVFGSAIFSNLIGYKKLFMGLLKEKLIIFDFSGSKFVDHSFMDALAYFESDFTDKGGKVSITGFDNFRLFSEYPTASRKYDPNTKYKIEIKLSERQRALQIYASENEYGFIPQKVKNLMKFRDFNIQIGSRISYEENVLDVYLEKGHVTVSDIIITEGVLRERNDTFITVLYLTELPLSVPDFILIPEGFFTKISEISSGKDIDFPEYPIFSQKYYLRGDEEDAINKFFDKSIITFFEDNVYVHMECRKNRVVIHSKKELLDVYGITQIIRFSEKFLSVLLEKK
- a CDS encoding DUF4494 domain-containing protein: MIRSWFNCKIKCQRENEDGEVKQVIESYLVNAGSYTEAESIIYERLIESVKGGFYLQSIAKTRISDVFQYAEGDFWFKCKVIYYSVDDETGNEKKIRNDMLVYATDVKSAYDRLLEKISGIIIDVTIPDIVQTNIIEIFPYQEAQLVEETEES